The following proteins are co-located in the Melanotaenia boesemani isolate fMelBoe1 chromosome 5, fMelBoe1.pri, whole genome shotgun sequence genome:
- the LOC121640333 gene encoding alpha-tectorin-like, with translation MLAAYTCTVTGPAVIDVHNKADFIEDRCSYTLLSDSWISVVQILASFRERRRTDVSFVDSVTLRLESLNVDILLKQDGRVLVDNVALVLNSSIQEVHGVQLSKDQTGVTAKVTLSGRSAAVFFDGDTAQIHMKGPAGSSLVGLCGNSSSFSSAKLSEDSSSSCESVYTEPADGTIDCPMMTERCNLLMEAPFSSCNTIVDPAPYITACNATLCKYPAVDGLGCQFLWAYARACSLSNVTLESWWSEAQCSRPEAVCQNQVCSDHEFCGEFGGNTGCLCRAVFASSYRESNTLGDPVVCTQNSASVSLVGCLLRDKYIDYSVLHLNDETCRGEMDQESGMVTFSFNSSNTCGAVITANDSQVTYKNAIVAQNSSSEGITRQDQFYIDFSCIHVQPEMKTVAFRIKDSSVVQHITSGEWSYNVTMKSYTDADRTHVVDSNTDVMLNQKIWVELETEGLDADLIAVVTDSCWATDQESSNSTPRYDLIQNGCANAADQTVMVEGNGEGTSNYFSFSMFQFIGSSGDVYLHCKLNLCIKEENSCVPVVAMVTWTD, from the exons ATGTTAGCTGCATACACCTGCACTGTGACCGGTCCTGCTGTCATTGACGTCCACAACAAAGCCGACTTCATAGAAGATCGCTGTTCCTACACTTTGCTGTCGGATTCGTGGATTTCAGTTGTTCAGATTCTGGCCAGTTTCCGTGAGCGACGTCGTACAGATGTGAGCTTTGTGGACAGTGTGACTCTGCGGTTGGAGAGTCTAAACGTTGACATTCTCCTGAAACAAGACGGCAGAGTCCTG GTGGACAACGTAGCTCTGGTCCTCAACAGCTCGATCCAGGAGGTCCATGGTGTCCAGCTCTCTAAGGACCAAACTGGAGTCACGGCCAAAGTTACACTCTCTGGACgctctgctgctgtgttctttGATGGAGACACAGCACAGATCCACATGAAAG GACCTGCTGGATCATCTCTGGTTGGTCTGTGTGGAAACTCCAGCAGTTTTTCTAGTGCAAAGCTCTCTGAGGACAGCTCCTCCAG CTGTGAGAGCGTGTACACTGAACCTGCTGACGGTACGATCGACTGCCCCATGATGACTGAACG CTGTAACCTCCTGATGGAGGCGCCCTTCTCCTCCTGTAACACCATCGTGGATCCAGCTCCCTACATAACTGCCTGCAATGCAACTTTGTGCAAATATCCTGCAGTGGACGGTCTCGGGTGTCAGTTCCTGTGGGCCTACGCCAGAGCCTGCAGCCTGAGCAACGTCACCCTGGAGAGCTGGTGGTCTGAGGCTCAGTGCT CTCGTCCTGAGGCCGTTTGTCAGAACCAGGTCTGCAGTGATCATGAGTTTTGTGGCGAGTTTGGGGGTAACACTGGCTGCCTCTGTAGAGCTGTTTTTGCCTCCAGTTACAGAGAGTCTAACACTCTGG GAGATCCAGTGGTCTGCACACAGAACTCTGCCTCAGTCAGTCTGGTGGGTTGTCTCCTGAGGGACAAATACATTGACTACTCTGTCTTACACCTCAATGATGAGACCTGCAGGGGTGAGATGGACCAGGAGAGTGGCATGGTGACTTTCAGCTTCAACAGCAGCAACACCTGTGGTGCAGTGATCACG GCCAACGACAGCCAGGTGACCTACAAGAACGCCATCGTGGCTCAGAACAGCTCTTCTGAAGGCATCACTCGCCAAGATCAGTTCTACATCGACTTCTCCTGCATCCATGTTCAGCCAGAAATGAAGACTGTGGCCTTCAGGATCAAAGACAG CTCTGTGGTCCAGCACATCACATCTGGAGAGTGGAGTTATAATGTAACCATGAAATCCTACACCGACGCCGACCGCACACACGTTGTGGATTCTAACACCGATGTGATGCTGAACCAGAAGATCTGGGTGGAGCTGGAGACCGAAGGGTTGGATGCAGACCTGATCGCCGTGGTGACGGACTCCTGCTGGGCAACTGACCAGGAATCGTCCAACAGCACTCCGAGATACGACCTGATCCAGAATGG CTGTGCCAACGCTGCTGACCAGACAGTGATGGTGGAGGGAAACGGGGAGGGAACCTCCAACTACTTCTCCTTCAGCATGTTCCAGTTCATTGGGAGCTCTGGTGACGTCTACCTGCACTGCAAACTGAATCTGTGCATCAAAGAGGAGAACAGCTGCGTCCCG gtggttgccatggtgacatgGACTGACTGA